From Candidatus Cybelea sp.:
TGATTGAATACGCGCACGGAGGTACGCAGCCAATTCGAACCGTGCATATTCCGGGTGCAGAGATGGGTAATTGTGCGGTCGACCCAACCTCGGGCAATCTTGCCGCGACGTTTTCCTGCCCGCCGTGCGGCTACCAGAATCTCGCGATCTTTCCGCCTGGCAGCGACGACGCGACCCGCTACGAAGCGCCGCTCGCCTCTAAGGTCGGCTACGATAATAAGGGCAATCTCTTTCTTGCCGATTTCGACGTCGGGAACGAAATCGCGGAACTCCCCGGCGACAGCAGTCAGTTTCAAACGATCGCTCTCGACCAGAGCATCGGCGAAATCGGCTCAATTCAGTGGGACGGAAAATACATTACCGTGCAGGACCTCAGGGCGCCGGTGACGATTTCACGCATCGCGATCAGCGGCTCCGTGGGCACGGTTGTGAGCCGGTCAAAGTTCGGGCCGTACATGCGGGACGCGAGCTACTCGTGGATTGCCGGGGACGGAACGGTTACGTTTCCGTTTTCAACGCATGGCGATGAGCCAAACAAGCTTGGAATCTGGAAGTATCCTAAAGGTGCGCATCCGGCACACACGATAAAGAAATTCGGGGTCGGTGGGCACTTTTTTGGCGCGGTTACCGTAAGTCTCGCTCCCAGCAGCGCTCAGCCGAGGCGTTAACGTCGTAAGGCTATCAGCGATGTATCCTTCTGCAGGCCGAATAACGCGAGGATCTCGTGAATCTCGGATGCCGGTAGCTGGGCTTGCAAATCGGCGTAACCGAACGTCGTTACGCCGCGCTGGTTGAAACGAAGGCTCGCGAGAAATCGTTCTCTCGCATCCGCCGTGAGGTATCGAAGCGGCGAAGAGTTGTTCGGAGTGAGGCGCAGGTAGTTATTCAGCTCCGCTTGCGAGCGGATGATATCGCGGGAGGGTATCTCTTGCCGCGTTAGCGGCACCGCGTGACTCAAGTGGTGCGTGGGTTGGGGATGCGCGCACGCCGCCAACGCCATCGTGCCGCCTGCGAGCCAGCGACTGATTTTCTTCATGGTTTCCAGCCTCTACTTTCTTTCTCGGGCATATTTGGCCACGCCGCGAGCGCAAGCATCCCCAACACGACGTAGATGCCGAGCGGGATCAAGCAAGGGAGTGAAATCGGCTAACGCGAGAGCGATTAAAAGCAAGCAGGCTCAGCATGACCGGGGAAGAGCGCCGCCGAAATCGCCGGGCAACGAGCAGTTCGTAGAAGAAGGGGCTTTTTTTTGATGAAATCGGCCGGCCACCTCGCAGTATGTATGCTTGCTCTCGGCGCTGTTGCCGCGTGCGGCGGCGGGGCGAGCAACGGCGGCCTTGCGCTCCCGCGGACCGCGAACGTTCCCGTCGGAGAATCCGGTACTTCGCCGATCGAGCACATCATCGTGATCGTGCAGGAGAATCGCAGCTTCAACAATCTCTTCGCGCAGTTTCCCGGCGCGACCGGTACGGTTACCGGTAAAGAGAAAATCGGGCAGGGCAAGAAGGCCAAGGTCCAGTCGATTGCGCTGACCCAAGTGCCGCTCGAGGACAAGCAGAACCTCAACCATCTCTACAAGTCGTACAAGATCGCCTATGACGACGGCAAAATGGATGCCTTCAATCGGATCATCTTTCAAGCGAATGGACAGATGGAAGGCAGCAAGCCGTACGAATACGTACGGCAGTCCGACGTCAAACCGTACTGGGACATGGCCTCGCAGTATGCGTTGGCGAATAAAATGTTCCAGACGCAGGGCAGCGGCAGCTTTACCGCTCATCAGGACCTCATTCGCGGTGGCACCGTCATCGACACGGAAGGCGATAGCCTGATCGACGATCCGGATAACTCAAAAGCGTGGGGATGCGATTCGCCAACCGGTACCGTGACCTCGCTAATCAACGGCCCGCAATACATGGCCAACTCCGGCCCTTTCCCGTGTACGAAAAACTTTCAGTCGTCGGGTTCGGCGTACTTAACGCTGCGCGATCTCTTAGATGCCAAAAGCGTCTCGTGGAAATACTACGTGCCGCAGCTGGCCTTTTATCAGCCGGGTGCCATCTGGAATGCGTTCGACGTGATCTCGCCCGTTCGCTACGGTTCGGAGTGGGGCACGAACGTCGACTGGCCCGAGAAGAACGTGCTCAAAGATATTCCCAACGGGCACCTGCCGGCCGTCTCGTGGGTGATTCCCGACGAGTCGAACTCCGATCACCCGGGCTACCCCAACGACACCGGGCCGTCGTGGGTCTCGAGCATCGTCAACGCCGTCGGAGAGAGCTCGTACTGGAACACGACCGCGATCGTCGTGCTTTGGGACGACTGGGGCGGTTTCTACGATCCGGTCGCGCCGCCCAAACACGATAAACAGGGTGGCCCGGGCTTTCGCGTGCCGGCGATCGTGATCTCGCCGTATGCCGTTTCGGGCGACATCTCGCAGACGATCTACGGCTTCGGCAGCGTCGTGCGCTTCATCGAAGATACGTTCGCTCTCGGGCGGCTTGGAACGACCGATGCGACCTCAAAGAGCATTTCAAACATGCTGAACTACAGCCAGAAACCGCGAGCGTTCAAGCCGATCACGTCCAAGTATTCGCGCAACTACTTCCTCCATCAGAAGCCGTCGGGGCTGCCGGTCGACACGGAATAGCGGCGCGTTAACAGCGCAAAAGCTCGTTCGGCGTGGGAGCGAGCGTGCGCGATGGTTGGCGCGGCGGACCGGCGAATAGTTTCTCCCTACGGCTACGCAGGGAGGAGCAATTGCGGTGAAGCCAAGAGCAGCGACCCTTTGGGTATGTGCGGTCGTCATTTTCAGCCTTGCAGCGTGCAGCGGCGGCGCGGCCCCCAACTCGATTCCAGCAAGCTCGATTTCAAAGCAGGCGAACCGATCTCACTCGGCCGCAACGCACGATTCGGGATCCTTCACGCCGATCCAACACATCGTCCTCATCGTGCAAGAGAACCGGACGATGAATAATCTTTTCGCTACGTTTCCAGGCGTGACGGGAACGACGATTGGGAAGCGGCTGGTCAACGTCAAAGGGAACCTGAAGGTCGAAAACATCAAGCTCAAAGAGACGAATCTTTTCGTCAAGTCGAACCTCAATCACGCGTATTCCGGCTTTTTTACGGCTTGGGACAACGGCAAGATGGACAGCTTCAATAATATCAAACGCGCCTCGGGCGCACATCTTGAAGACGCCGCACCGTACCAATACGTCAACCCGTCGGCCATCCAACCGTATTGGGATCTCGCCCGCGAGTGGGGACTCGCCAACGCGATGTTCACCACCCAGGGCAGCGCGAGCTTCACGGCACACCAGGCGCTGATTCGCGGCGGCACGATGATCGATGCCAAGGACAGTCTCATCGATAACCTGCGGTATTCAACCGACGCCTGGGGCTGTGACTCGCCCTCCGGATCGAAGACCTCGCTGATCACGACGCAGCTGGTGGTGAAGAAGGCCAAGGGCCCGTTCCCGTGCACCTCCGATTTTCCGGGATCGGGTACGAACTATCTGACGCTGCGCGACCTAATGGACGACGCCGGCGTGTCCTGGAAGTACTACGCGCCGCAAGTCGGCACGGCGGGCGGAATTTGGAGCGCGTTCGACGTGATCACTCCGGTCCGCTTCGGACCGGAGTGGGGCACCAATGTCTCGTGGCCCGAGACGAACATTCTCGAAGACATCGGTAACGGCCAGCTTCCAGCGATGTCGTGGGTAATTCCCAACTCGCAAAACTCCGATCACCCCGGCGAGGGCTCCGATACCGGACCGTCGTGGGTGGCTAGCGTCGTCAACGCCGTCGGCCAGAGCCAGTATTGGTCTTCGACGGCGATCATCATCACCTGGGACGATTGGGGCGGGTTCTACGATCCGGTTCCGCCGCCGCCGCGCGACGATCAGGGAGGGCCCGGGTTCCGCGTCCCGATGATCTTGATCTCGCCATACGCGCGCACGACGTCGTCGAGCCAACCGGGCTATATCTCGCAGACCACCTATGAGTTCGGCAGCATCGTGCGTTTCGTGGAAGACACCTTCAGCCTCGGGCGTCTCGGCACGACTGACAGCACCGCGAACAGCATCGACGACATGTTCGATTTCTATCAGTACCCACGCCAGTTTCAAAGCGTGGGCTCAAAGTATTCACGAAGGTACTTCATGCATCAGAAGCCCTCGCGCATGCCGGTAGACGATATCTAGTGCGGAGCCTGTCCTAGGGACGGGTGCTTATCGCCGCCGCAACGGGGTATTGCAAATTGTCCACGGTCTTGAGGCTCGCGCCGCCGGCCGGGTAGGGGTAGAGGTTGCCATCGCCGGCGCAGACGTCCGGTGCGAAGACCTTACCGCTGAGGATGGCGAACTGATCGACGTCGCAGCTTCCATTAAGCGGCGTCGTC
This genomic window contains:
- a CDS encoding alkaline phosphatase family protein, whose protein sequence is MKSAGHLAVCMLALGAVAACGGGASNGGLALPRTANVPVGESGTSPIEHIIVIVQENRSFNNLFAQFPGATGTVTGKEKIGQGKKAKVQSIALTQVPLEDKQNLNHLYKSYKIAYDDGKMDAFNRIIFQANGQMEGSKPYEYVRQSDVKPYWDMASQYALANKMFQTQGSGSFTAHQDLIRGGTVIDTEGDSLIDDPDNSKAWGCDSPTGTVTSLINGPQYMANSGPFPCTKNFQSSGSAYLTLRDLLDAKSVSWKYYVPQLAFYQPGAIWNAFDVISPVRYGSEWGTNVDWPEKNVLKDIPNGHLPAVSWVIPDESNSDHPGYPNDTGPSWVSSIVNAVGESSYWNTTAIVVLWDDWGGFYDPVAPPKHDKQGGPGFRVPAIVISPYAVSGDISQTIYGFGSVVRFIEDTFALGRLGTTDATSKSISNMLNYSQKPRAFKPITSKYSRNYFLHQKPSGLPVDTE
- a CDS encoding alkaline phosphatase family protein; the encoded protein is MKPRAATLWVCAVVIFSLAACSGGAAPNSIPASSISKQANRSHSAATHDSGSFTPIQHIVLIVQENRTMNNLFATFPGVTGTTIGKRLVNVKGNLKVENIKLKETNLFVKSNLNHAYSGFFTAWDNGKMDSFNNIKRASGAHLEDAAPYQYVNPSAIQPYWDLAREWGLANAMFTTQGSASFTAHQALIRGGTMIDAKDSLIDNLRYSTDAWGCDSPSGSKTSLITTQLVVKKAKGPFPCTSDFPGSGTNYLTLRDLMDDAGVSWKYYAPQVGTAGGIWSAFDVITPVRFGPEWGTNVSWPETNILEDIGNGQLPAMSWVIPNSQNSDHPGEGSDTGPSWVASVVNAVGQSQYWSSTAIIITWDDWGGFYDPVPPPPRDDQGGPGFRVPMILISPYARTTSSSQPGYISQTTYEFGSIVRFVEDTFSLGRLGTTDSTANSIDDMFDFYQYPRQFQSVGSKYSRRYFMHQKPSRMPVDDI